The following coding sequences are from one Oncorhynchus nerka isolate Pitt River linkage group LG6, Oner_Uvic_2.0, whole genome shotgun sequence window:
- the LOC115128002 gene encoding SH2/SH3 adapter protein Nck1-like isoform X2, which produces MNMANLFKHFFRIGKVKRKTGMRDTASNADADTCSDNGERLYDLNLPALVKFSYAAEREDELSLVKGTRVIVMEKCSDGWWRGGYQGCSGWFPSNYVTEDADGTAGGGGGDSLGDPIGSLTEKLAAVVHSVSNGNRVLHTVQALYPFSSGNDEELNFEKGEVMEVVEKPDNDPEWWKCRKADGQLGLVPKNYVNVLPPQQDSTTQNASPDPAGPPTPDCDYISPATVGRFAGKPWYYGKVTRHQAEMALNQRGVEGDFLIRDSESSPNDFSISLKAQGKNKHFKVQLKDGLYCIGQRKFSSLEDLVDHYKKAPIFTSEQGDKLYLVKALAAS; this is translated from the exons GCATCGGGAAGGTGAAGCGGAAAACGGGGATGCGTGACACGGCCTCGAACGCCGACGCCGACACGTGCTCCGACAACGGCGAGCGCCTTTACGACCTCAACCTGCCGGCGCTCGTCAAGTTCAGCTACGCCGCCGAGCGTGAGGACGAGCTCTCGTTGGTTAAGGGTACACGCGTCATCGTCATGGAGAAGTGTAGCGATGGCTGGTGGCGTGGGGGGTACCAGGGGTGTTCCGGATGGTTCCCTTCCAACTACGTGACGGAGGACGCAGATGGGACAgcggggggaggagggggcgaCAGTTTGGGGGACCCAATAGGGTCGCTGACTGAGAAGCTAGCAGCGGTGGTTCACAGTGTGTCTAACGGGAACCGGGTACTCCACACGGTGCAGGCGCTGTACCCTTTCAGCTCGGGGAACGACGAGGAGCTCAACTTTGAGAAGggagaggtgatggaggtggtAGAGAAACCAGACAACGACCCTGAGTGGTGGAAGTGCCGTAAAGCAGATGGACAGCTGGGACTAGTGCCTAAGAACTACGTCAATGTGCTGCCTCCCCAGCAGGACTCTACTACCCAGAATGCCTCACCGGACCCCGCGGGGCCGCCCACGCCCGACTGTGACTACATCTCTCCGGCCACGGTGGGGCGGTTTGCTGGGAAGCCATGGTACTATGGCAAGGTGACGCGTCATCAGGCAGAGATGGCTCTCaaccagagaggagtggagggagactTCCTCATCAGAGACTCTGAGTCATCG cccaatgatttctccatctctctgaagGCCCAGGGGAAGAACAAGCATTTCAAGGTTCAGTTGAAGGATGGTTTGTACTGCATTGGCCAGAGGAAGTTCAGTTCTCTGGAGGACTTGGTGGATCACTACAAGAAGGCTCCCATCTTCACCAGCGAACAGGGAGACAAGCTCTACCTGGTTAAGGCCCTGGCTGCCTCTTGA
- the LOC135572150 gene encoding calphotin-like: MAVLRPVAHIRYLLPVLRPVAHIRCLLPVLRPVAHIRCLLPVLRPPTSGVPSHGCAPASSPHPVSPPCAPARSPHPVSPPCAPARSPHPVSPPMAVLRPVAHIRCLLPVLRTPTSGVSSHGCAPARSPHPVSPPCAPARSPHPVSPPMAVLRPVAHIRCLLPVLRPPTSGVSSHGCAPARSPHPVSPPCAPARSPHPVSPPCAPARSPHPVSPPCAPARSPHPVSPPCAPARSPHLVSPPMAVLRPVAHIRCLLPVLRPVAHTRSLLPWLCSGQIM; the protein is encoded by the exons ATGGCTGTGCTCCGGCCCGTAGCCCACATCCGGTATCTCCTCCCTGTGCTCCGGCCCGTAGCCCACATCCGGTGTCTCCTCCCTGTGCTCCGGCCCGTAGCCCACATCCGGTGTCTCCTCCCTGTGCTCCGGCCC CCCACATCCGGTGTCCCCTCCCATGGCTGTGCTCCGGCCAGTAGCCCACATCCGGTGTCTCCTCCCTGTGCTCCGGCCCGTAGCCCACATCCGGTGTCTCCTCCCTGTGCTCCGGCCCGTAGCCCACATCCGGTGTCTCCTCCCATGGCTGTGCTCCGGCCCGTAGCCCACATCCGGTGTCTCCTCCCTGTGCTCCGGACC CCCACATCCGGTGTCTCCTCCCATGGCTGTGCTCCGGCCCGTAGCCCACATCCGGTGTCTCCTCCCTGTGCTCCGGCCCGTAGCCCACATCCGGTGTCTCCTCCCATGGCTGTGCTCCGGCCCGTAGCCCACATCCGGTGTCTCCTCCCTGTGCTCCGGCCC CCCACATCCGGTGTCTCCTCCCATGGCTGTGCTCCGGCCCGTAGCCCACATCCGGTGTCTCCTCCCTGTGCTCCGGCCCGTAGCCCACATCCGGTGTCTCCTCCCTGTGCTCCGGCCCGTAGCCCACATCCGGTGTCTCCTCCCTGTGCTCCGGCCCGTAGCCCACATCCGGTGTCTCCTCCCTGTGCTCCGGCCCGTAGCCCACATCTGGTGTCTCCTCCCATGGCTGTGCTCCGGCCCGTAGCCCACATCCGGTGTCTCCTCCCTGTGCTCCGGCCCGTAGCCCACACCCGGTCTCTCCTCCCATGGCTGTGCTCCGGccaaatcatgtga